One region of Triticum aestivum cultivar Chinese Spring chromosome 6B, IWGSC CS RefSeq v2.1, whole genome shotgun sequence genomic DNA includes:
- the LOC123135568 gene encoding heterogeneous nuclear ribonucleoprotein H isoform X1, whose product MYGHRGAMMGSGGVSDGYEGSKRPRMMESNPYFAVNAGSPLDVSKRARMMEPGPPYFAGMGSSAGGSGSGFYPSYGGNMAGAAGVNSGIQNFPAVRLRGLPFDCEDVDISKFFAGLDIVDCLLVHKNGRFSGEGFVVFPSSMQAEFALHRNRQNMGRRYVEVFRCKKQDYYSAIAAEVNQGGGALLEPEHRHSSPPLRSRRLSEDKSSMEYTEVLKLRGLPYSASIEDIIKFFVEYELTEENVHIAYRGDGRATGEAFVEFPTAEVAKTAMCKDKMTIGTRYVELFPSTPEEASRAKPRGRQ is encoded by the exons atgtacGGGCACCGCGG GGCAATGATGGGAAGCGGGGGGGTTTCGGATGGGTACGAGGGATCAAAGAGGCCACGAATGATGGAATCGAATCCATACTTCGCAGTGAACGCAGGGAGCCCGCTGGACGTCTCAAAGCGGGCCAGGATGATGGAGCCAGGCCCCCCATATTTTGCAGGCATGGGAAGCAGTGCTGGTGGCAGCGGAAGCGGCTTCTACCCTAGCTACGGCGGCAACATGGCTGGTGCTGCAGGGGTTAACAGTGGCATCCAAAACTTTCCAGCGGTCCGTCTGCGAGGGCTCCCTTTTGACTGCGAGGATGTTGACATCAGCAAGTTTTTCGCTGGGCTGGACATAGTGGACTGCCTCCTGGTCCACAAGAATGGGCGCTTCTCTGGCGAGGGATTTGTTGTCTTCCCTTCATCCATGCAAGCGGAGTTTGCGCTGCACCGCAACAGGCAGAACATGGGCAGGAGGTACGTGGAGGTTTTCAGATGCAAGAAGCAGGATTACTACAGCGCAATAGCCGCCGAGGTGAACCAGGGTGGCGGTGCTCTCCTTGAGCCGGAGCACCGGCACTCGTCGCCTCCTCTGCGGTCCAGGAGGCTGTCTGAAGACAAGAGCAGCATGGAGTACACTGAGGTGCTGAAGCTGCGCGGGCTCCCCTACTCCGCCAGCATCGAGGACATCATCAAGTTCTTTGTGGAGTACGAGCTGACGGAGGAGAACGTGCACATCGCGTACCGCGGGGACGGCAGGGCCACTGGCGAGGCCTTTGTCGAGTTCCCGACGGCCGAGGTTGCCAAGACTGCCATGTGCAAGGATAAGATGACCATCGGGACGAGGTACGTGGAGCTGTTCCCGTCGACCCCGGAGGAGGCGAGCAGGGCGAAGCCGCGAGGCAGGCAGTGA
- the LOC123135568 gene encoding G-rich sequence factor 1 isoform X2 — protein MMEPGPPYFAGMGSSAGGSGSGFYPSYGGNMAGAAGVNSGIQNFPAVRLRGLPFDCEDVDISKFFAGLDIVDCLLVHKNGRFSGEGFVVFPSSMQAEFALHRNRQNMGRRYVEVFRCKKQDYYSAIAAEVNQGGGALLEPEHRHSSPPLRSRRLSEDKSSMEYTEVLKLRGLPYSASIEDIIKFFVEYELTEENVHIAYRGDGRATGEAFVEFPTAEVAKTAMCKDKMTIGTRYVELFPSTPEEASRAKPRGRQ, from the coding sequence ATGATGGAGCCAGGCCCCCCATATTTTGCAGGCATGGGAAGCAGTGCTGGTGGCAGCGGAAGCGGCTTCTACCCTAGCTACGGCGGCAACATGGCTGGTGCTGCAGGGGTTAACAGTGGCATCCAAAACTTTCCAGCGGTCCGTCTGCGAGGGCTCCCTTTTGACTGCGAGGATGTTGACATCAGCAAGTTTTTCGCTGGGCTGGACATAGTGGACTGCCTCCTGGTCCACAAGAATGGGCGCTTCTCTGGCGAGGGATTTGTTGTCTTCCCTTCATCCATGCAAGCGGAGTTTGCGCTGCACCGCAACAGGCAGAACATGGGCAGGAGGTACGTGGAGGTTTTCAGATGCAAGAAGCAGGATTACTACAGCGCAATAGCCGCCGAGGTGAACCAGGGTGGCGGTGCTCTCCTTGAGCCGGAGCACCGGCACTCGTCGCCTCCTCTGCGGTCCAGGAGGCTGTCTGAAGACAAGAGCAGCATGGAGTACACTGAGGTGCTGAAGCTGCGCGGGCTCCCCTACTCCGCCAGCATCGAGGACATCATCAAGTTCTTTGTGGAGTACGAGCTGACGGAGGAGAACGTGCACATCGCGTACCGCGGGGACGGCAGGGCCACTGGCGAGGCCTTTGTCGAGTTCCCGACGGCCGAGGTTGCCAAGACTGCCATGTGCAAGGATAAGATGACCATCGGGACGAGGTACGTGGAGCTGTTCCCGTCGACCCCGGAGGAGGCGAGCAGGGCGAAGCCGCGAGGCAGGCAGTGA
- the LOC123135569 gene encoding uncharacterized protein, giving the protein MPTPEEIKIQAKTIDAAAEEIIGILEDTSKGNVIFVSGWHGFGASAALKVVAQRLKSSKSKFDRVIHVDCSLWKSMRALQKAIAEELELPLSVMAIFDWWDEEDDFNLIDEGSRGVIADISTEIFRKLANSRFVVIFHNGSDKYIDLYECGVPVIPILNNRVLWTWHGRFRPSFSSRTRIWREGNMEVSNMRLHTDVVVDYSHDDCIRDEALLEEAKEVVTYLGIPEPYMNHMIVEKCFQYAYALGSARLPNRGNWGYWERNWGNHASNYLVCDGIIQGQGDTSAWGVADALQRNVHLDWLLDSRESASDGIRRHLQLQCRLRDRWVLVVHKRDKGLPPDEIGMLLSEATSFFALPYSKRHSPITTLPDGIFQHSHSSKLRVLHLCYCRFGFESPPFLCCSQLRFLLLDTCSSIACDKHPIHNEDMSCFQKLWVLHLSYTRWYRLLSEEMMNFMADLRELYVEGDWGINDLRGRGPSLVKVHVESWNYFINHAPFPDLSSASFLKTIILDNCFELEQVVPGVLPPSLESFTFKTRSYGTNTSSISFRGCSQLKSILLVGKMERLEELDLSGTIVKTLDLREVIAQNLKRLILLGCEKLCAILWPSEYIMTKVLEVLHINTIRSTSPGQANWEEKPRDPIAAMGSSSILVATATDLGISPHAPFEVKWYISATDTRILRSLEPIKRYIEQSHVYMEMGSSPTSGATAGDSEVAQGIRSLCQPDNYLYARDAFFQRDLQAGADNEGAISWMWACPATPTPRAQDWYVHIQDKPEVKRGLLQQKQSNTEGINVGAVFPGFIVNNARMLHVHDSSSITCITCPQPQGSCWRWLEWCRVERCPKLRTVFYTPQPSKGDSFCYELATFWASELPKACYICDWNAIRMFSFAHIVLLHLDHCPRLIHVLPLSDSLDTLPHMDTLEIVCCGDLKEVFALDPKKKRQRIIGCPKLRRIHLYELPSLQHICGSRISAPNLETVKIRGCWSLRSLPAVSGNREKLPSVDCEKDWWDNLEWDGVEANHHPSFYDHNHSSHYKAQQQRGTVLR; this is encoded by the exons ATGCCTACACCAGAG GAGATCAAGATCCAAGCAAAAACCATCGATGCTGCAGCAGAAGAGATAATTGGCATTTTGGAGGATACAAGCAAAGGAAATGTGATCTTCGTCAGTGGTTGGCATGGATTTGGGGCATCAGCGGCACTCAAGGTAGTAGCGCAACGTCTGAAATCATCGAAATCAAAGTTTGACAGGGTTATTCATGTGGATTGCTCGTTGTGGAAAAGCATGAGGGCCCTGCAAAAGGCAATCGCGGAGGAGCTGGAGCTTCCGCTGTCGGTGATGGCCATCTTCGATTGGTGGGACGAGGAGGATGATTTTAATTTGATAGACGAAGGCTCTCGAGGGGTGATAGCAGATATCAGCACAGAAATCTTCAGAAAGCTTGCTAACAGCAGATTTGTAGTGATATTTCACAATGGGAGTGACAAATACATTGATCTGTACGAGTGTGGTGTCCCAGTAATACCAATTTTGAATAATAGGGTGCTGTGGACCTGGCACGGGAGGTTTCGACCGAGTTTTAGTTCCAGAACCAGAATCTGGAGAGAAGGAAACATGGAGGTCTCTAACATGAGGCTGCATACTGATGTTGTTGTCGACTATTCTCATGATGATTGCATCCGTGATGAAGCATtattggaagaggccaaggaggtTGTCACTTATTTGGGTATTCCAGAGCCTTACATGAACCATATGATAGTTGAGAAGTGCTTCCAGTACGCCTATGCACTGGGATCTGCCAGGCTCCCCAACCGGGGGAACTGGGGGTACTGGGAGAGGAACTGGGGGAACCATGCTTCAAACTACTTGGTATGCGATGGGATTATACAAGGGCAAGGTGATACATCAGCATGGGGAGTTGCCGATGCTCTACAGAGAAACGTGCATTTGGATTGGCTTCTAGACTCGAGAGAGTCGGCTTCTGATGGCATTCGTCGTCACCTGCAGCTGCAGTGCAGGCTTCGTGACCGCTGGGTTTTGGTGGTACACAAGAGAGATAAGGGTCTGCCACCTGATGAGATTGGCATGCTGCTTTCTGAGGCGACATCCTTCTTCGCCTTGCCATATAGTAAACGCCATAGCCCAATCACTACATTACCAGATGGCATATTCCAACATTCACACAGCAGCAAGCTGCGTGTGTTACATCTCTGTTATTGCAGATTCGGTTTTGAATCGCCTCCCTTCCTGTGTTGCAGCCAGCTAAGATTCCTCCTGCTAGATACATGCAGTAGTATCGCATGTGATAAGCATCCAATCCACAACGAAGACATGTCATGCTTCCAGAAGCTATGGGTGCTGCACCTGAGTTATACACGATGGTATCGATTACTATCAGAAGAGATGATGAACTTTATGGCTGACCTCAGGGAGTTGTATGTAGAGGGAGATTGGGGCATAAATGATTTACGTGGCAGGGGACCTTCCCTTGTCAAGGTCCACGTAGAATCATGGAACTACTTTATTAATCATGCACCATTCCCTGACCTGTCCAGCGCAAGCTTCCTCAAGACGATCATCCTTGACAATTGTTTTGAACTGGAACAAGTTGTCCCCGGCGTGCTGCCCCCATCGCTTGAGTCATTCACCTTCAAAACTAGATCTTATGGCACCAACACATCTAGCATTTCCTTCCGGGGTTGTTCTCAGTTGAAGAGTATACTACTGGTAGGAAAAATGGAGAGACTCGAGGAGCTGGACCTCTCGGGCACAATAGTGAAAACCCTTGACCTCAGGGAAGTGATAGCCCAAAACCTCAAACGTCTCATCTTGCTGGGCTGCGAGAAGCTCTGTGCAATATTATGGCCATCAGAATACATCATGACAAAGGTTTTGGAGGTACTGCACATCAACACCATACGATCTACATCACCTGGCCAAGCTAATTGGGAAGAAAAACCCAGGGATCCTATTGCAGCTATGGGGTCATCATCTATTCTTGTTGCTACTGCTACAGATCTGGGCATCAGTCCACATGCACCATTTGAAGTTAAATGGTACATCTCTGCAACGGATACAAGGATCCTTAGGTCGCTTGAACCGATTAAAAGATATATTGAGCAGAGTCATGTATATATGGAAATGGGTTCATCTCCTACAAGTGGTGCTACTGCTGGTGACAGTGAAGTTGCTCAAGGAATCCGGAGTCTGTGTCAGCCTGATAATTATTTATATGCAAGGGATGCCTTCTTTCAAAGGGACCTACAGGCTGGCGCTGATAATGAAGGTGCAATCAGCTGGATGTGGGCTTGCCCAGCTACTCCTACTCCAAGGGCTCAAGACTGGTATGTTCACATACAAGATAAGCCCGAGGTGAAGAGGGGACTACTACAGCAAAAACAGAGCAACACTGAAGGAATTAATGTTGGTGCCGTTTTTCCTGGTTTCATAGTTAACAATGCTCGCATGCTTCACGTGCATGATAGCTCATCCATCACTTGCATCACATGCCCTCAACCACAAGGTTCATGCTGGAGGTGGCTTGAATGGTGCCGAGTCGAGAGATGTCCCAAGCTGCGTACTGTCTTTTATACTCCCCAACCAAGTAAGGGTGATAGCTTCTGTTATGAGTTGGCCACATTCTGGGCATCTGAACTCCCAAAGGCATGctacatctgtgattggaatgcaATACGTATGTTTTCCTTTGCACACATAGTACTATTGCACCTGGACCATTGCCCTAGACTCATACATGTGCTTCCCTTGTCTGACTCTCTGGACACTTTGCCTCATATGGATACCCTGGAGATTGTGTGTTGTGGTGATCTAAAGGAGGTCTTCGCTCTGGATCCTAAGAAAAAGCGCCAGAGAATTATAGGATGCCCCAAGCTAAGGCGCATTCACCTGTACGAGCTCCCCAGCCTGCAGCACATCTGTGGGAGCAGAATATCCGCGCCCAACTTGGAGACCGTCAAGATCAGGGGTTGCTGGAGCCTTAGGAGCCTACCAGCCGTCAGCGGAAACAGAGAGAAGCTGCCTAGTGTGGACTGCGAGAAGGATTGGTGGGATAATCTGGAATGGGACGGGGTGGAGGCGAATCACCACCCTTCGTTCTATGATCATAACCACTCGTCACACTACAAGGCCCAGCAGCAAAGAGGCACAGTACTAAG GTAA